A genome region from Micromonospora peucetia includes the following:
- a CDS encoding ABC transporter permease, translated as MSDPSAASIVSTPPAQAPNALGAPTNAGLPENARQEKPRGLLGDAWRDLRRKPLFWISATFILLFLLMTAFPSLFSSGDAENGSLQNSLVGPSSEAWFGYDLQGRDVFARVIYGARASIVVSVLSVLGVLLFGGAMGIIAGYMGGWVDAVLSRIADVFFGLPFVLGAIVILTTFNGSGTSNGKTEIMALVSMSLIVLGWPVVMRLMRSSVLATKEADYIVAARALGASTGRIILKHLLPNCLAPLLVYGTILVGSYIGAEATLSFLGVGLKSPVVSWGIMINEAQSLLRVAPYLLFFPAGFLVTAVLSFVMLGETVREALDPKLR; from the coding sequence ATGAGTGACCCGAGTGCCGCCTCGATCGTCAGCACGCCGCCCGCGCAGGCGCCGAACGCACTCGGTGCGCCGACCAACGCGGGCCTGCCGGAGAACGCCCGCCAGGAGAAGCCGCGCGGCCTGCTCGGCGACGCCTGGCGCGACCTGCGCCGCAAGCCGCTGTTCTGGATCTCCGCGACGTTCATCCTCCTCTTCCTGCTGATGACCGCCTTCCCCTCGCTGTTCAGCTCCGGCGACGCGGAGAACGGCAGCCTGCAGAACAGCCTCGTCGGCCCGTCGTCGGAGGCGTGGTTCGGCTACGACCTCCAGGGCCGCGACGTCTTCGCCCGGGTGATCTACGGCGCCCGCGCGTCCATCGTGGTGTCCGTGCTCTCCGTGCTCGGTGTGCTGCTCTTCGGCGGTGCCATGGGCATCATCGCGGGCTACATGGGCGGCTGGGTCGACGCGGTGCTCTCCCGTATCGCCGACGTCTTCTTCGGCCTGCCGTTCGTGCTGGGCGCCATCGTCATCCTGACCACCTTCAACGGGTCGGGCACGAGCAACGGCAAGACGGAGATCATGGCTCTGGTGAGCATGTCGCTGATCGTGCTGGGCTGGCCGGTCGTGATGCGGCTGATGCGCTCCTCGGTGCTGGCCACCAAGGAGGCGGACTACATCGTCGCGGCCCGGGCGCTGGGCGCCAGCACCGGTCGGATCATCCTCAAGCACCTGCTGCCGAACTGCCTCGCGCCGCTGCTGGTCTACGGGACGATCCTGGTCGGCTCGTACATCGGCGCCGAGGCGACGCTGTCCTTCCTGGGCGTCGGCCTGAAGAGCCCGGTGGTGTCCTGGGGCATCATGATCAATGAGGCGCAGAGCCTCCTCCGCGTCGCGCCGTACCTGCTCTTCTTCCCCGCCGGGTTCCTCGTCACCGCCGTGCTGAGCTTCGTGATGCTCGGCGAGACGGTCCGCGAGGCCCTCGATCCGAAACTCCGCTAG
- a CDS encoding ABC transporter permease, whose protein sequence is MGRYLLRRLLQLVPVFFGTTFLIYWLVWSVPGDPFAGKCGERPCPDSFVNMMTEKFKLDEPLIVQYGNYMKNLMQGDFGQNFGGREIGDIIATAYPNTLKLALVALAIEAVIGLAAGVLTGLRRNGFLDNLVLVSTLFLIALPVFVIGFVAQWLLGVQWGIVKPTVSSEMRFSELIVPGFVLGSASMAYIARLARTSIAENRRADYVRTAIAKGLPMRRVVGVHLLRNSLIPVVTLLGTDLGALMGGAIVTEGIFQINGIGQQVYRAIVTKESATVVSIVVVLVLVYLLMNLLVDLLYAALDPRIRYE, encoded by the coding sequence ATGGGCCGTTATCTGTTGAGACGGCTACTCCAACTCGTCCCGGTCTTCTTCGGGACGACGTTCCTGATCTACTGGCTCGTGTGGTCGGTGCCCGGTGACCCGTTCGCGGGCAAGTGTGGCGAGCGTCCCTGCCCTGACAGCTTCGTCAACATGATGACCGAGAAGTTCAAGCTCGACGAGCCGCTCATCGTGCAGTACGGCAACTACATGAAGAACCTGATGCAGGGCGACTTCGGCCAGAACTTCGGCGGTCGGGAGATCGGCGACATCATCGCCACGGCGTACCCGAACACCCTGAAGCTGGCCCTGGTCGCGCTGGCCATCGAGGCGGTCATCGGCCTCGCCGCGGGCGTGCTGACCGGCCTGCGCCGCAACGGCTTCCTGGACAACCTCGTCCTGGTCTCGACCCTCTTCCTGATCGCGCTGCCGGTCTTCGTCATCGGCTTCGTGGCCCAGTGGCTGCTCGGCGTGCAGTGGGGCATCGTCAAGCCGACGGTCTCCAGCGAGATGCGGTTCTCCGAGCTGATCGTGCCCGGCTTCGTGCTGGGCAGTGCCTCGATGGCGTACATCGCCCGGTTGGCCCGGACGAGTATCGCGGAGAACCGCCGCGCCGACTACGTCCGCACGGCGATCGCCAAGGGCCTGCCGATGCGCCGGGTGGTCGGGGTCCACCTGCTGCGCAACTCGCTCATTCCGGTGGTGACCCTGCTCGGCACCGACCTCGGCGCCCTGATGGGCGGCGCGATCGTCACCGAGGGCATCTTCCAGATCAACGGGATCGGCCAGCAGGTCTACCGCGCGATCGTCACCAAGGAGAGCGCTACCGTTGTCTCCATCGTGGTGGTCCTGGTGCTCGTCTACCTGCTGATGAACCTGCTGGTCGACCTGCTCTACGCCGCCCTGGACCCGAGGATCCGCTATGAGTGA
- a CDS encoding Cys-Gln thioester bond-forming surface protein, protein MFGQRGRRWARIALATVAGGALALGSALPAAATPATGVAKTAGASAKLMLNGKVGQQSALALEIDGKLVPAFCIDYHTKVALNEKYQEGTWGESQVKNLGKVQWVLTHGYPNADSAKLLAAAGATAPAQADVDNLLYFGTQTAVWHFSDEVKLGDWVEGKDLLAKDKYDVVKKVRDYLVANATDQPEPKADLSVDPASAKATVGEKAGPFTVKGPAGEITVAASGGSAVDAEGKPVTTTTNGGQFWLTADGAGEVKVTVSAQGSVSFGRVFLFTGERAAQKLILGGSAGETVTAKAGAAFAAAPTESPTPSAPAESPSPSAPAESPSPTAPVDSPAPSTSPASSGGDLPLTGSPIAAAIAGGVALLAAGAVAVLVFRRRKLRFTA, encoded by the coding sequence ATGTTCGGACAACGAGGACGACGCTGGGCGCGGATCGCCCTGGCGACCGTCGCCGGTGGCGCCCTGGCGCTCGGCTCCGCACTTCCGGCCGCCGCCACTCCGGCCACCGGCGTGGCCAAGACGGCGGGCGCCAGCGCCAAGCTGATGCTCAACGGCAAGGTGGGGCAGCAGAGCGCGCTCGCGCTCGAGATCGACGGCAAGCTCGTCCCGGCCTTCTGCATCGACTACCACACCAAGGTGGCGCTCAACGAGAAGTACCAGGAGGGCACCTGGGGCGAGTCCCAGGTGAAGAACCTCGGCAAGGTGCAGTGGGTGCTCACCCACGGCTACCCGAACGCCGACTCCGCCAAGCTGCTGGCCGCCGCCGGTGCCACCGCGCCGGCGCAGGCCGACGTCGACAACCTGCTCTACTTCGGCACGCAGACCGCCGTCTGGCACTTCAGCGACGAGGTCAAGCTCGGTGACTGGGTCGAGGGCAAGGACCTGCTCGCCAAGGACAAGTACGACGTGGTCAAGAAGGTCCGCGACTACCTGGTCGCCAACGCCACGGACCAGCCCGAGCCGAAGGCCGACCTGAGCGTCGACCCGGCCAGCGCCAAGGCCACCGTCGGCGAGAAGGCCGGCCCGTTCACGGTCAAGGGCCCGGCGGGCGAGATCACCGTCGCGGCCAGCGGCGGCTCGGCGGTCGACGCCGAGGGCAAGCCGGTCACCACGACCACCAACGGCGGGCAGTTCTGGCTGACCGCGGACGGCGCGGGCGAGGTGAAGGTGACTGTTTCCGCCCAGGGCTCGGTCTCCTTCGGCCGGGTCTTCCTCTTCACCGGCGAGCGCGCCGCGCAGAAGCTGATCCTCGGCGGCAGCGCTGGCGAGACCGTGACCGCCAAGGCTGGGGCCGCGTTCGCCGCCGCCCCGACCGAGTCGCCGACGCCGAGCGCCCCGGCGGAGTCGCCATCGCCGAGCGCGCCCGCGGAATCGCCGTCGCCGACCGCCCCGGTGGACAGCCCGGCCCCGTCGACCTCGCCCGCGAGCAGCGGTGGAGACCTGCCGCTGACCGGCTCCCCGATCGCCGCCGCGATCGCGGGCGGCGTGGCCCTGCTGGCCGCCGGCGCGGTCGCCGTGCTGGTGTTCCGTCGTCGCAAGCTGCGTTTCACGGCCTGA
- a CDS encoding peptide ABC transporter substrate-binding protein — MRVSKRASSAVALGAAFALVASGCSSSDGDGGDAGASADGKITIDGTQPEVGLVPAATTETGGGAIIDWLWTGLVEYPNDGSAPRNAAAESIETTDSKVYTIKIKKDAKFHDGTVVKAKNFVDAWNWGAYSPNGAQNGSFFADIQGFEDVHTEDPDGAEGPQKAPEPKAKEMSGLKVVDEFTFEVTLAAPTAVFPTKLGYSTFMPLPDAFFTQGAEAFGKKPIGNGPVKFVSWEDDVMIKLTRFDDYSLNDKMKIKDVDIKLYQDDTAAYNDLLAGNLDFQQQIPVSAIAGDKWKTDLGPRAISSTTPSTGIIAFPIYDKRFQNAKLRKAISMSINRQEITDKIFFGSRKPADSWANPLTPGAKAGNCTSCQFNVDEAKKLFAESGGFTGELVMYYNADASHKEWMEAVAQQVKTNLGINARAEGVPTFAVFRQGINAGKMKGMYRAGWQQDYPDVENWVNPLYVSGGSSNDGKYSNPQVDALAKEAMAAPSLEASHAKYAEAVALIDQDVPSIPVYFQGQQSGHSEKIKKLEVSNVGELDLTSVEL, encoded by the coding sequence ATGAGAGTCTCGAAGCGGGCAAGCAGCGCGGTCGCGCTGGGCGCGGCGTTCGCGCTCGTCGCGTCCGGTTGCTCGAGCAGCGACGGCGACGGCGGCGACGCTGGCGCGAGCGCCGACGGCAAGATCACCATCGACGGCACTCAGCCGGAGGTCGGCCTGGTCCCGGCGGCCACCACCGAGACCGGTGGTGGGGCGATCATCGACTGGCTCTGGACCGGTCTGGTCGAGTACCCGAACGACGGCAGCGCGCCGCGCAACGCGGCCGCCGAGTCGATCGAGACGACCGACTCCAAGGTCTACACGATCAAGATCAAGAAGGACGCGAAGTTCCACGACGGCACCGTCGTCAAGGCCAAGAACTTCGTGGACGCCTGGAACTGGGGTGCCTACTCGCCGAACGGCGCGCAGAACGGCAGCTTCTTCGCCGACATCCAGGGCTTCGAGGACGTCCACACCGAGGACCCGGACGGCGCCGAGGGCCCGCAGAAGGCCCCCGAGCCCAAGGCCAAGGAGATGTCCGGCCTGAAGGTCGTCGACGAGTTCACCTTCGAGGTGACCCTCGCCGCGCCGACCGCCGTGTTCCCGACCAAGCTCGGCTACAGCACCTTCATGCCGCTGCCGGACGCGTTCTTCACCCAGGGCGCCGAGGCGTTCGGCAAGAAGCCGATCGGCAACGGCCCGGTCAAGTTCGTGTCGTGGGAAGACGACGTCATGATCAAGCTGACGCGCTTCGATGACTACTCCTTGAACGACAAGATGAAGATCAAGGACGTCGACATCAAGCTGTACCAGGACGACACGGCGGCGTACAACGACCTGCTCGCCGGCAACCTGGACTTCCAGCAGCAGATCCCGGTGTCGGCCATCGCGGGCGACAAGTGGAAGACCGACCTGGGCCCCCGGGCCATCTCGTCGACCACCCCGTCGACCGGCATCATCGCCTTCCCGATCTACGACAAGCGCTTCCAGAACGCCAAGCTGCGCAAGGCGATCTCGATGTCGATCAACCGCCAGGAGATCACCGACAAGATCTTCTTCGGTTCGCGCAAGCCGGCCGACAGCTGGGCCAACCCGCTGACCCCGGGCGCCAAGGCCGGTAACTGCACCTCCTGCCAGTTCAACGTCGACGAGGCCAAGAAGCTCTTCGCCGAGTCTGGTGGCTTCACCGGTGAGCTGGTCATGTACTACAACGCCGACGCCAGCCACAAGGAGTGGATGGAGGCCGTCGCGCAGCAGGTCAAGACGAACCTCGGCATCAACGCCCGCGCCGAGGGCGTGCCGACGTTCGCGGTGTTCCGTCAGGGCATCAACGCCGGCAAGATGAAGGGCATGTACCGCGCCGGCTGGCAGCAGGACTACCCGGACGTGGAGAACTGGGTCAACCCGCTCTACGTGAGCGGCGGTTCCTCGAACGACGGCAAGTACAGCAACCCGCAGGTGGACGCCCTGGCCAAGGAGGCCATGGCCGCGCCCAGCCTGGAGGCCTCGCACGCCAAGTACGCCGAGGCTGTCGCCCTCATCGACCAGGACGTCCCCTCGATCCCGGTCTACTTCCAGGGCCAGCAGTCCGGTCACTCGGAGAAGATCAAGAAGCTCGAGGTCTCCAACGTCGGTGAGCTCGACCTCACCTCGGTCGAGCTCTGA
- a CDS encoding ATP-binding protein: MTRESPISAVTQPARLYRAPEHRMAAGVAAGIADHLGISVLRVRVAFMVLLGLSGLGLLLYAAFWAVVPLRPGDTAVPPRRDLAQLLPFVAIGLGVLLVQVMVFDSVGAAGTAGWLVAIIAVGAGVIWHQSAPERRQQWGDSMPVPWLGAVVEESDRRAFVLRFIGGGVLVAVGIIGVAAVYSPAQNFDAVLNGVIFALVGLAGVGVVAAPVLWRTYNQLRSEREGRIREQERAELAAMVHDQVLHTLALIQRNASDVKAVQRLARGQERSLRNWLYKPTSSPTERFAAALEQAAAEVEDTFAIAVEAVVVGDRETDERVGALVAAAREALVNAARHAGVQTVSLYAEVEPEQVSVFVRDRGKGFDPDTVEDHRHGVRGSIIGRMKRHGGRAEIRSEPGEGTEVRLILPITRDPATAERDK, encoded by the coding sequence GTGACCAGGGAGTCTCCGATCAGCGCCGTGACCCAGCCAGCCCGCCTCTACCGCGCCCCCGAGCATCGGATGGCCGCGGGGGTGGCCGCCGGCATCGCCGACCACCTCGGCATCTCCGTGCTGCGGGTGCGGGTGGCCTTCATGGTGCTGCTCGGGCTGAGCGGGCTCGGCCTGCTGCTCTACGCGGCCTTCTGGGCGGTCGTGCCGCTGCGTCCGGGCGACACCGCCGTACCGCCGCGCAGGGACCTCGCCCAGTTGCTGCCGTTCGTGGCGATCGGCCTCGGGGTGCTGCTGGTGCAGGTGATGGTCTTCGACTCGGTCGGCGCGGCCGGCACCGCCGGCTGGCTGGTAGCGATCATCGCGGTCGGAGCCGGGGTGATCTGGCACCAGTCGGCTCCGGAACGGCGGCAGCAGTGGGGCGACTCCATGCCGGTGCCCTGGCTGGGCGCGGTGGTGGAGGAGAGCGACCGGCGGGCCTTCGTGCTCCGGTTCATCGGCGGCGGGGTGCTGGTCGCGGTCGGCATCATCGGCGTCGCCGCGGTGTACTCCCCGGCGCAGAACTTCGACGCCGTGCTCAACGGCGTGATCTTCGCCCTGGTCGGGCTCGCCGGGGTCGGCGTGGTGGCCGCGCCGGTGCTGTGGCGGACGTACAACCAGCTCCGGTCGGAGCGCGAGGGCCGCATCCGCGAGCAGGAGCGGGCCGAACTGGCCGCTATGGTGCACGACCAGGTGTTGCACACCCTGGCCCTGATCCAGCGCAACGCGAGCGACGTGAAGGCCGTCCAGCGGCTCGCCCGGGGTCAGGAACGCTCGTTGCGCAACTGGCTCTACAAGCCCACCAGCTCGCCCACCGAGCGGTTCGCCGCAGCCCTGGAGCAGGCCGCCGCCGAGGTCGAGGACACGTTCGCGATCGCGGTGGAGGCCGTGGTGGTCGGCGACCGGGAGACCGACGAGCGGGTTGGCGCGCTGGTGGCGGCCGCCCGCGAGGCGCTGGTGAACGCCGCCCGGCACGCCGGGGTGCAGACCGTCTCGCTCTATGCCGAGGTCGAGCCCGAGCAGGTCAGCGTCTTCGTCCGGGACCGGGGGAAGGGCTTCGACCCGGATACCGTGGAGGATCACCGGCACGGGGTCCGGGGCTCGATCATCGGGCGGATGAAGCGGCACGGCGGCCGGGCGGAGATCCGCTCCGAGCCGGGGGAAGGGACCGAGGTCCGGTTGATCCTGCCGATCACCCGGGACCCGGCAACGGCGGAGAGGGACAAGTGA
- a CDS encoding PspC domain-containing protein: MTEEAAQSAGPGAAQPGGPPPTATPPRGPAPAGSWGPPPVTAPPVTGDAGGPPPGAGPQPSFGGTGFTSRYGLVRPRDGRYLAGVCAAIGRATNTDPVLWRVLLAVLGFFGGIGILVYVTAWLIIPGEGDSASPVESMLGRGRSSMSPVTVIVLSILVAISFGYIVTDAFRAVLLGATILVGGALLLNRDNRGAQGPPVGPVPPGPPTAPPGPVPPVGYPAPAAYAAPPTVAVPPVAGPVPTPPVAAVHAAWSAPVPGRQAEPTAELPAWPPAAPTPPVVPPTGTPTAGWPTAAPTSGWPAATSGAPGPGHPMPPPLPPGYRPPFAPHGPYAGQTVVPPAPPKPPVKPPKRPRERSPLGAVTFSLIFLALGVVAVIDLLDVFDVGASAYFAATLATIGLGLLVGTWFGRARWLIALGLVAAAALGVATVAESYDRIRGVDGNVTWAPTDHRDLALRYENSFGDAVLDLRGVDFDKKNTEITVSVNFGECTVVVPPNVDVTTVADVNAGDAVVFGKRSGGLAGELREAADLGPDGPGGGTLRLYIHVNAGNLEVTR; the protein is encoded by the coding sequence ATGACCGAGGAAGCTGCCCAGTCCGCCGGCCCCGGGGCGGCACAGCCGGGTGGGCCGCCCCCCACCGCGACACCGCCCAGGGGGCCCGCGCCCGCCGGCTCCTGGGGGCCACCGCCCGTGACCGCACCGCCCGTGACCGGCGACGCGGGTGGGCCACCGCCCGGCGCGGGACCGCAGCCGTCGTTCGGCGGCACCGGCTTCACCTCGCGGTACGGGCTGGTGCGCCCCCGCGACGGCCGCTACCTGGCCGGCGTCTGCGCGGCGATCGGCCGGGCCACCAACACCGATCCGGTCCTCTGGCGGGTGTTGCTGGCGGTGCTCGGCTTCTTCGGCGGCATCGGCATCCTGGTCTACGTCACCGCCTGGCTGATCATCCCGGGCGAGGGGGACAGCGCCTCCCCCGTCGAGTCGATGCTGGGCCGGGGTCGGTCCAGCATGTCCCCGGTCACCGTGATCGTGTTGAGCATCCTGGTCGCGATCAGTTTCGGCTACATCGTCACCGACGCGTTCCGGGCGGTGCTGCTCGGCGCCACGATCCTGGTGGGCGGCGCGCTGCTGTTGAACCGCGACAACAGGGGCGCTCAGGGCCCGCCGGTCGGCCCCGTACCGCCGGGTCCGCCCACCGCCCCGCCCGGGCCGGTGCCGCCGGTCGGCTATCCCGCCCCGGCCGCGTACGCGGCCCCGCCGACCGTGGCCGTACCCCCCGTGGCGGGCCCGGTCCCGACCCCGCCGGTGGCCGCCGTCCACGCCGCCTGGTCCGCCCCGGTCCCCGGCCGGCAGGCCGAGCCGACCGCCGAACTGCCCGCCTGGCCGCCAGCCGCCCCGACTCCGCCCGTCGTCCCCCCGACGGGTACGCCGACCGCCGGCTGGCCGACGGCCGCGCCCACCTCCGGCTGGCCCGCCGCCACCTCGGGGGCACCGGGACCGGGTCACCCGATGCCGCCGCCCCTGCCCCCGGGCTACCGGCCCCCGTTCGCCCCGCACGGCCCGTACGCCGGGCAGACCGTCGTGCCGCCCGCGCCGCCGAAGCCGCCGGTGAAGCCGCCGAAGCGACCGCGCGAGCGCTCCCCGCTCGGCGCGGTGACGTTCTCGCTGATCTTCCTCGCCCTGGGCGTGGTCGCCGTCATCGACCTGCTGGACGTCTTCGACGTCGGGGCGTCGGCGTACTTCGCGGCCACGTTGGCCACCATCGGGCTCGGCCTGCTGGTCGGCACCTGGTTCGGCCGGGCCCGATGGCTGATCGCGCTCGGCCTGGTGGCCGCCGCCGCGCTCGGGGTGGCCACCGTGGCCGAGTCCTACGACCGGATCCGGGGTGTCGACGGCAACGTCACCTGGGCGCCCACCGACCACCGTGACCTCGCCCTGCGGTACGAGAACAGCTTCGGCGACGCGGTCCTGGACCTGCGCGGGGTCGACTTCGACAAGAAGAACACCGAGATCACCGTCTCCGTCAACTTCGGCGAGTGCACGGTGGTGGTGCCACCGAACGTCGACGTCACCACGGTGGCCGACGTCAACGCCGGCGACGCGGTCGTCTTCGGCAAGCGCTCCGGCGGGCTCGCCGGGGAGCTGCGGGAGGCGGCCGACCTGGGCCCGGACGGCCCCGGCGGCGGAACGCTGCGCCTCTACATCCACGTCAACGCCGGCAACCTGGAGGTGACCCGGTGA
- a CDS encoding ABC transporter ATP-binding protein, translating to MSEQSATGASGRPSGRLLEVDDLRVEFRTRDGVAKVINGVTYHVDAGETLAVLGESGSGKSVTAQTVMGILDTPPGFVTGGQVRFHGKDMLAMASEERRRIRGEGIAMIFQDALSALNPVFTIGFQIAEQFRVRRGMSRSDAKKRAIEMLDQVKIPNAKGRFSNYPHQFSGGMRQRAMIAMSLALDPEVLIADEPTTALDVTVQAQIMDLLAELQRERQMGLILITHDLGVVADVADRIAVMYAGRIVEEANVYDLYAKPAHPYTIGLINSIPRLDERGQQLRTIKGLPPNLMNIPPGCPFNPRCPMVQPVCREKIPPLLQVGSGRASACHFAEELVNRD from the coding sequence GTGTCCGAGCAGTCCGCGACCGGCGCGTCCGGTCGCCCCTCGGGCAGGTTGCTCGAGGTCGACGACCTCCGGGTGGAGTTCCGCACCCGGGACGGCGTCGCCAAGGTCATCAACGGGGTCACGTACCACGTCGACGCGGGGGAGACCCTCGCCGTGCTCGGCGAGTCCGGCTCCGGTAAGAGCGTCACCGCGCAGACCGTCATGGGCATCCTCGACACGCCGCCCGGCTTCGTCACCGGCGGTCAGGTCCGCTTCCACGGCAAGGACATGCTCGCCATGGCCTCCGAGGAGCGGCGCCGCATCCGCGGCGAGGGCATCGCGATGATCTTCCAGGACGCGCTCTCGGCGCTGAACCCGGTCTTCACCATCGGGTTCCAGATCGCCGAGCAGTTCCGGGTGCGGCGCGGCATGAGCCGCTCCGACGCCAAGAAGCGCGCGATCGAGATGCTCGACCAGGTCAAGATCCCGAACGCCAAGGGCCGGTTCAGCAACTACCCGCACCAGTTCTCGGGCGGTATGCGGCAGCGCGCGATGATCGCGATGTCGCTCGCCCTGGACCCCGAGGTGCTGATCGCCGACGAGCCGACCACCGCGCTCGACGTGACGGTGCAGGCGCAGATCATGGACCTGCTCGCCGAGCTCCAGCGTGAGCGGCAGATGGGCCTGATCCTGATCACCCACGACCTCGGCGTGGTGGCCGACGTCGCGGACCGGATCGCGGTCATGTACGCGGGCCGGATCGTCGAGGAAGCCAACGTCTACGACCTGTACGCCAAGCCGGCGCACCCGTACACGATCGGCCTGATCAACTCGATTCCGCGACTCGACGAGCGGGGTCAGCAGCTCCGGACGATCAAGGGTCTCCCGCCGAACCTGATGAACATCCCGCCGGGCTGCCCGTTCAACCCGCGTTGCCCCATGGTGCAGCCGGTCTGTCGGGAGAAGATCCCGCCGCTGCTGCAGGTCGGCTCCGGCCGGGCCAGCGCCTGCCACTTCGCCGAGGAGCTGGTGAACCGTGACTGA
- a CDS encoding PIG-L deacetylase family protein produces the protein MSFPASAPVLADVVRALAVFAHPDDVDFGCAATIATWVDEGVDVSYLLVTRGDSGGSDDIPRAEVGRLREEEQRAAAAAVGVRQVEFLDGYLDGTLAPTLDLRRDITAAIRRFRPDRVLTNSPLRRWEQLVGPGHPDHLAVGEATTCAVYPDARNRFAHQELLAEGLEPWVVREIWYAGGPAPDHAVDVTDRYARKVAAMAAHRSQTGRMDVATWVRDQLTAAADEAGLPAGRLAESFTVLRTG, from the coding sequence GTGAGCTTCCCCGCTTCTGCTCCGGTGCTCGCCGACGTCGTCCGCGCGTTGGCCGTTTTTGCCCATCCGGACGATGTCGACTTCGGCTGTGCGGCCACCATCGCCACCTGGGTGGACGAGGGTGTCGACGTGTCGTACCTGCTTGTCACCCGGGGCGACTCCGGAGGGTCCGACGACATCCCACGCGCCGAGGTGGGCCGACTACGGGAGGAGGAGCAGCGGGCGGCAGCCGCCGCGGTCGGCGTACGGCAGGTCGAGTTTCTCGACGGGTACCTCGACGGCACCCTCGCCCCGACGCTCGACCTGCGCCGGGACATCACGGCGGCGATCCGCCGGTTCCGGCCCGACCGGGTACTGACCAACTCGCCGCTGCGCCGGTGGGAGCAGCTCGTCGGGCCCGGTCACCCGGACCACCTCGCCGTGGGCGAGGCCACCACCTGCGCGGTCTACCCGGACGCGCGCAACCGGTTCGCCCACCAGGAGCTGCTGGCCGAGGGGCTGGAGCCGTGGGTGGTCCGGGAGATCTGGTACGCCGGCGGCCCCGCGCCGGACCATGCCGTCGACGTCACCGACCGGTACGCGCGCAAGGTCGCCGCCATGGCGGCACACCGCTCACAGACCGGGCGGATGGACGTGGCGACCTGGGTGCGGGACCAGCTCACCGCTGCGGCGGACGAGGCCGGGCTGCCGGCCGGTCGGCTGGCCGAGTCTTTCACCGTGCTGCGCACCGGGTGA
- a CDS encoding response regulator — protein sequence MTEQSMEPVEGAAARAARLRVFLVDDHAMFRAGVRAELGAHVEVVGEASTVGEAVTRIAATSPDVVLLDVHMPDGGGRAVLEAMRRTHPQVKFLALSVSDAAEDVIGLIRAGARGYVTKTISPEELAAAVRRVADGDAVFSPRLAGFVLDAFAARPDAPVADPELDQLTNREREVLRLLARGYAYKEIAKELYISIKTVETHVSNVLRKLQMSNRYELSRWAADRRLV from the coding sequence ATGACCGAGCAGTCGATGGAACCGGTCGAGGGGGCGGCTGCCCGCGCCGCGCGGCTGCGGGTCTTCCTCGTCGACGACCACGCCATGTTCCGGGCGGGGGTCCGTGCCGAGCTGGGGGCGCACGTCGAGGTGGTGGGCGAGGCGAGCACCGTCGGCGAGGCGGTCACCCGGATCGCCGCCACGTCGCCCGACGTGGTGCTGCTCGACGTGCACATGCCTGACGGCGGCGGCCGGGCGGTGCTGGAGGCGATGCGGCGTACCCACCCGCAGGTCAAGTTCCTGGCGCTGAGCGTCTCGGACGCGGCGGAAGACGTGATCGGGCTGATCCGGGCCGGCGCGCGGGGCTACGTCACGAAGACGATCTCCCCGGAGGAGCTGGCCGCCGCGGTCCGCCGGGTGGCCGACGGCGACGCGGTGTTCAGTCCCCGGTTGGCGGGGTTCGTGCTGGACGCGTTCGCGGCCCGTCCCGACGCCCCGGTGGCCGATCCGGAGCTGGACCAACTCACCAACCGCGAGCGCGAGGTGCTGCGGCTGCTCGCCCGCGGGTACGCCTACAAGGAGATCGCCAAGGAGCTCTACATCTCCATCAAGACCGTGGAGACGCACGTGTCGAACGTGCTCCGCAAGCTCCAGATGTCCAACAGGTACGAGTTGTCCCGCTGGGCGGCCGATCGTCGGCTCGTGTGA